In Poecilia reticulata strain Guanapo linkage group LG17, Guppy_female_1.0+MT, whole genome shotgun sequence, the following proteins share a genomic window:
- the dnah9l gene encoding dynein heavy chain 11, axonemal isoform X2, translating into MKRMCLSQANADLVEAAEKLEVIRKKLSELDGNLETLTTAFEKATAEKLRFQEEVNRTNKTIELANRLVKGLESENVRWAHSVAQYHEQEETLCGDVLLTAASISYAGSFSKKYRQELLDNLWMPFLRSQKVPIPMAGGLDPVLMLTDDATVAQWNNEGLPGDKMSTQNATILINCERWPLLIDPQLQGIKWIKSRYGNTLKVVSLGQRGYVDVIEQAVVAGDTVLIENLEETIDPVIDPLLGRHTIKKGSCIKVGDKECFFHPGFRLILHTKLANPHYKPEIQAQTTLINFTVTRDGLEDQLLAQVVNQERPDLERLKSELTIQQNMFKIELKLLEDELLTRLSAAESNFLGDNVLVEKLETTKHTAAEIEMKVLEAKVNEVKINEAREHYRPVAVRASLLYFIMNDLNKINPMYQFSLKAFNIVFHKAVEMAEACEDVKSRVNTLIECVTYSTFNYISRGLFERDKLTFTAQLTFQLLLMSKEIDVRELDFLLRFNIDHNYVSPLDFLSNSAWSAIKVMSFTDEFRGLDRDVEGSPKRWKKLVESECPEKEKFPQEWKGKSSLQKLIMMRALRPDRMTYALRNFVEEKLGVKYTEGRKSEFAKSFRESGPAFPVFFILSPGVDPLKDVESLGRKLGFTIDLGKLHNVSLGQGQESVAEIAMEMAAKEGHWVILQNIHLVARWLGKLEKLLECCCEDSHPDYRVFMSAEPTSTPQEHIIPQGILENAIKITNEPPTGMHANLHAALDNFDQDILDQCSREQEFKTILFSLCYFHACVAERRKFGPQGWNRKYPFNTGDLTISVNVLYNYLEANAQVPWEDLKYLFGEIMYGGHITDDWDRRLCRTYLEEYMQPNQFDRKLSLAPGFVVPSNLDYQGYHEFIDEMLPHESPVHYGLHPNAEIEFLTVTSDNLFHTLLELQSPDAVMGEGASQTLEEKVKTILDEILEKLPEEYNMSDITSKTAERSPYILVCFQECERMNMLIFEIRRSLKELDLGLKGELAISSEMEKLQTALFFDNVPDTWTKLAYPSTYGLAVWYNDVMQRCKELDSWTQDLSLPSVVWLAGLFNPQSFLTAVMQSLARKNEWPLDKVNLTVDVTKKYKEEFNQPAREGAYVYGLYMEGARWDTQTGAIAEARLKELTPAMPVISVRAVPNDRQETRNIYECPLYKTKIRGPTYVWTFSLKTRERPAKWVLAGVALLLSV; encoded by the exons ATGAAGAGGATGTGTCTTTCTCAGGCTAATGCCGATTTAGTAGAAGCTGCTGAGAAACTAGAAGTCATCAGGAAAAAACTTTCA GAGCTGGATGGTAACTTGGAAACACTGACAACAGCTTTTGAGAAAGCCACAGCAGAGAAACTACGTTTTCAAGAAGAGGTGAACCGCACCAACAAGACGATAGAGCTGGCAAATCGGCTTGTCAAGGGCTTAGAG aGTGAGAACGTGCGCTGGGCCCACTCAGTAGCTCAGTATCACGAACAGGAGGAAACCCTCTGCGGGGACGTCCTGCTAACCGCAGCGTCCATCTCCTATGCCGGCTCTTTCTCTAAAAAATACAGGCAGGAGTTGCTGGACAACCTCTGGATGCCATTCCTGCGCAGTCAGAAG GTGCCCATCCCAATGGCAGGGGGCTTAGATCCAGTGTTGATGCTGACTGATGACGCAACAGTGGCCCAGTGGAACAATGAAGGCTTACCAGGAGACAAAATGTCCACTCAGAATGCCACCATTCTCATCAACT GCGAACGTTGGCCTCTTCTCATTGATCCTCAGCTGCAGGGCATCAAGTGGATCAAGAGTCGCTACGGCAACACTCTGAAGGTAGTCAGTCTGGGGCAGAGAGG GTATGTAGACGTTATTGAGCAGGCTGTAGTGGCAGGTGACACTGTGCTTATTGAAAACCTGGAGGAAACTATTGACCCAGTCATCGACCCCCTACTGGGGCGACACACAATAAAGAAGGGCAG ctgcataaAGGTGGGGGACAAAGAGTGTTTCTTCCACCCAGGGTTCAGACTGATTCTTCACACGAAACTTGCCAACCCGCACTACAAGCCAGAGATCCAGGCCCAGACCACCCTCATTAACTTTACAGTGACCAGAGACGGGCTGGAAGACCAGCTCCTGGCCCAGGTGGTGAACCAGGAGAGACCAGACCTGGAGCGGCTGAAG agcGAACTTACAATACAGCAGAACATGTTTAAGATCGAACTGAAGCTCCTGGAGGACGAGCTGCTGACCAGACTCTCTGCAGCAGAGAGCAACTTTCTCGGTGACAACGTGCTGGTGGAGAAACTCGAGACGACAAAACACACTGCTGCCGAGAttgaaatgaaa GTGCTGGAAGCTAAAGTTAacgaagtaaaaataaatgaagccaGAGAGCACTATCGCCCTGTTGCCGTCAGAGCTTCTCTGCTCTACTTCATCATGAATGATCTTAACAAGATCAACCCCATGTACCAGTTCAGCCTTAAG GCTTTCAACATTGTTTTCCACAAGGCAGTGGAGATGGCAGAGGCCTGCGAGGACGTAAAGAGCAGAGTGAACACGCTCATCGAGTGCGTTACGTACTCCACCTTCAACTATATCAGCAGGGGATTGTTTGAGAGAGACAAGCTCACGTTTACAGCTCAGCTAACCTTCCAG CTGCTCCTGATGAGCAAGGAGATAGATGTGCGAGAACTCGACTTCCTGCTGCGCTTCAACATTGACCACAACTACGTCAGTCCCCTTGACTTCCTCTCCAACTCGGCGTGGAGCGCCATCAAG GTMATGAGTTTTACCGATGAGTTTCGGGGTCTGGATCGAGACGTCGAAGGTTCACCCAAGCGCTGGAAGAAACTGGTTGAGTCGGAGTGTCCGGAGAAGGAGAAGTTTCCCCAGGAATGGAAAGGGAAAAGCTCCCTTCAGAAACTGATCATGATGAGAGCCCTGAGACCAGACCGGATGACATATGCTCTTAG GAACTTTGTGGAGGARAAGCTGGGGGTGAAGTACACAGAGGGTCGAAAGTCTGAATTTGCTAAATCGTTTAGAGAAAGTGGTCCTGCTTTTCCCGTGTTTTTCATTCTCTCACCTGGAGTGGATCCACTAAAAGACGTGGAATCGTTGG GAAGAAAGCTGGGTTTCACTATAGACCTGGGAAAGCTTCACAATGTGTCTTTGGGTCAAGGACAGGAGAGTGTGGCTGAGATCGCCATGGAGATGGCTGCCAAGGAGGGTCACTGGGTCATACTGCAG AACATCCACCTGGTTGCTCGCTGGCTGGGCAAGCTTGAAAAGCTTCTGGAGTGCTGCTGTGAGGACAGCCATCCAGACTACAGAGTGTTTATGAGCGCAGAGCCAACATCTACTCCCCAAGAACACATTATACCACAG GGCATTCTGGAAAATGCCATCAAGATCACCAATGAACCTCCTACAGGCATGCACGCTAATTTGCATGCAGCTTTGGATAACTTTGACCAG GACATTCTGGACCAGTGCAGCCGCGAGCAGGAGTTCAAGACYATCCTTTTCTCTTTGTGCTACTTTCATGCCTGTGTGGCAGAGAGGAGAAAGTTTGGACCGCAGGGCTGGAACAGGAAATATCCGTTCAACACCGGAGACCTTACCATATCGGTCAATGTTCTCTATAACTACCTGGAGGCTAATGCACAG GTTCCATGGGAGGACCTGAAGTATCTGTTTGGGGAGATTATGTATGGAGGTCACATCACCGATGACTGGGACAGGCGACTCTGCAGGACGTACCTGGAAGAGTATATGCAGCCCAACCAG tttgatcGCAAGCTTTCCTTGGCACCGGGTTTTGTTGTTCCCTCCAATCTGGATTATCAG GGCTACCACGAATTYATAGACGAGATGCTGCCCCACGAAAGCCCAGTTCATTACGGACTGCACCCAAATGCAGAAATCGAGTTTCTCACCGTGACGTCGGATAATCTTTTTCACACTCTGCTRGAACTGCAATCTCCCGATGCTGTGATGGGAGAGGGAGCTTCACAGACGCTGGAGGAAAAG GTGAAAACTATTTTAGATGAAATTCTGGAGAAGCTGCCAGAGGAATACAATATGTCGGACATAACATCCAAAACAGCTGAGCGGTCGCCGTACATCCTGGTCTGCTTCCAGGAATGCGAGCGGATGAACATGCTCATTTTCGAGATCCGCCGCTCACTGAAGGAGCTCGACCTCGGACTCAAA GGTGAACTGGCCATATCCTCTGAGATGGAGAAGCTGCAGACAGCCTTGTTCTTCGACAACGTCCCCGATACTTGGACYAAACTGGCCTACCCTTCAACCTACGGCTTGGCTGTATG GTACAACGACGTGATGCAGCGCTGTAAAGAGCTGGACAGCTGGACCCAGGACCTGTCTCTCCCCAGCGTGGTCTGGCTGGCTGGACTGTTCAACCCGCAGTCCTTCCTGACTG CTGTGATGCAGTCTCTGGCGCGTAAAAATGAGTGGCCTCTGGATAAAGTGAACCTTACCGTAGATGTAACGAAGAAATACAAGGAAGAATTCAACCAACCTGCCAGAGAGGGTGCATATGTGTATGGATTGTACATGGAAG GTGCCAGGTGGGACACTCAGACTGGAGCGATAGCCGAGGCTCGCCTGAAAGAGCTGACCCCGGCCATGCCCGTGATCTCAGTCCGAGCCGTACCCAACGACCGTCAGGAGACCAGAAACATCTACGAATGTCCGCTTTACAAGACCAAGATCAGAGGGCCGACATATGTGTGGACTTTTAGTCTGAAAACCAGGGAGCGTCCGGCCAAGTGGGTGCTGGCAGGAGTGGCCCTGCTGCTCAGTGTCTGA